Proteins encoded by one window of Nomascus leucogenys isolate Asia chromosome 19, Asia_NLE_v1, whole genome shotgun sequence:
- the TMEM102 gene encoding transmembrane protein 102 → MASAVWGSAPWWGPPPPAPARPLTDIDFCSGAQLQELTQLIQELGVQESWSDGPKPGADLLRAKDFVFSLLGLVHRRDPRFPPQAELLLLRGGIREGSLDLGHAPLGPYARGPHYDAGFTLLVPMFSLDGTELQLDLESCYAQVCLPEMVCGTLIREMWQDCLGPPVPGARDSIHRKESEESSKDWQSSVDQPHSYVTEHEAPVSLEKSPSDVSASESPQHDVVDLGSTAPLKTMSSDVTKAAVESPVPKPSEAREAWPTLCSAQVAAWFFATLAAVAESLIPVPGAPRLVHAARHAGFTTVLLATPEPPRRLLLFDLIPVVSVAGWPEGARSHSWAGPLASESASFYLVPGGGTERPCASAWQLCFARQELALKARIPAPLLQAHAAAQALLRPLVAGTRAAAPYLLRTLLYWACERLPALYLARPENAGACCLGLLDELGRVLEAGTLPHYFLNGRQLRTGDDSAALLGELARLRGDPARALRAAVEEAKVARKGGGLAGVGGGAH, encoded by the exons ATGGCTTCTGCGGTCTGGGGGAGTGCCCCCTGGTGGGGCCCGCCGCCCCCGGCCCCAGCTCGGCCGCTCACGGACATCGACTTCTGCTCCGGGGCGCAGCTGCAGGAATTGACCCAGCTGATCCAGGAGCTGGGTGTGCAGGAGAGCTGGAGTGACGGGCCCAAGCCGGGAGCCGATCTCCTCCGGGCCAAGGACTTTGTCTTCTCTTTGCTTG GTCTAGTTCACCGCCGGGACCCTCGCTTTCCTCCCCAGGCAGAGCTCTTGCTGCTTCGTGGTGGGATTCGCGAGGGCTCCCTGGATCTGGGGCATGCACCCCTGGGTCCCTACGCCCGGGGACCTCACTACGATGCCGGCTTCACACTCCTAGTGCCCATGTTTTCACTGGACGGCACTGAACTGCAACTGGACCTGGAATCCTGTTACGCACAGGTCTGCCTCCCAGAGATGGTGTGCGGAACCCTCATCCGGGAGATGTGGCAGGATTGCTTAGGACCCCCAGTCCCAGGAGCACGTGATTCGATCCACCGAAAGGAGAGCGAAGAAAGTTCCAAGGACTGGCAAAGCTCTGTAGACCAGCCGCACAGCTACGTCACTGAGCACGAGGCGCCAGTGTCTTTGGAAAAATCACCTAGTGACGTTTCAGCGTCCGAGTCGCCTCAGCATGACGTCGTCGACCTTGGCTCTACCGCACCTTTGAAAACAATGAGTAGTGACGTCACCAAGGCAGCTGTCGAAAGCCCAGTCCCAAAGCCGTCGGAGGCTCGGGAAGCGTGGCCCACATTATGTTCCGCCCAGGTCGCTGCCTGGTTCTTTGCTACGCTGGCGGCGGTCGCCGAGTCTCTGATCCCTGTCCCGGGTGCTCCGCGTCTGGTGCACGCAGCTCGCCACGCGGGTTTCACCACAGTCCTCCTGGCTACCCCTGAGCCCCCTCGCCGCCTCCTGCTCTTTGACCTGATCCCAGTGGTGTCCGTGGCGGGCTGGCCCGAGGGGGCTCGGAGCCACTCGTGGGCTGGTCCGCTGGCCTCTGAGTCGGCTTCCTTCTACCTGGTGCCCGGTGGCGGCACCGAGCGGCCGTGCGCCTCCGCCTGGCAGCTCTGTTTCGCCCGCCAGGAGCTGGCGCTCAAAGCGCGCATACCAGCGCCGCTGCTGCAGGCGCACGCGGCGGCCCAGGCGCTACTGCGCCCGCTGGTGGCCGGGACCCGGGCGGCGGCGCCCTACCTCCTGCGGACGCTGCTGTATTGGGCGTGCGAGCGGCTGCCTGCGCTCTATCTGGCGCGGCCGGAAAATGCGGGCGCCTGCTGCCTCGGGCTGCTAGACGAGCTGGGCCGAGTGCTCGAGGCCGGGACGTTGCCTCACTATTTTCTGAACGGCCGACAGCTCCGTACGGGGGACGACTCCGCTGCGCTGCTGGGAGAATTGGCCCGGCTCCGCGGGGACCCTGCCCGGGCCCTCCGTGCCGCGGTGGAGGAGGCCAAAGTGGCCCGCAAGGGGGGCGGTTTGGCGGGCGTGGGGGGCGGGGCCCATTAA
- the FGF11 gene encoding fibroblast growth factor 11 produces MAALASSLIRQKREVREPGGSRPVSSQRRVCPRGTKSLCQKQLLILLSKVRLCGGRPARPDRGPEPQLKGIVTKLFCRQGFYLQVNPDGSIQGTPEDTSSFTHFNLIPVGLRVVTIQSAKLGHYMAMNAEGLLYSSPHFTAECRFKECVFENYYVLYASALYRQRRSGRAWYLGLDKEGQVMKGNRVKKTKAAAHFLPKLLEVAMYREPSLHSVPEASPSSPPAP; encoded by the exons ATGGCGGCGCTGGCCAGTAGCCTGATCCGGCAGAAGCGGGAGGTCCGCGAGCCCGGGGGCAGCCGGCCAGTGTCGTCGCAGCGGCGCGTGTGTCCCCGCGGCACCAAGTCCCTTTGCCAGAAGCAGCTCCTCATCCTGCTGTCCAAGGTGCGACTGTGCGGGGGGCGACCCGCGCGGCCGGACCGCGGCCCGG AGCCTCAGCTCAAAGGCATCGTCACCAAACTGTTCTGCCGCCAGGGTTTCTACCTCCAGGTGAATCCCGACGGAAGCATCCAGGGCACCCCAGAGGATACCAGCTCCTTCA CCCACTTCAACCTGATCCCTGTGGGCCTCCGTGTGGTCACCATCCAGAGCGCCAAGCTGGGTCACTACATGGCCATGAATGCTGAGGGACTGCTCTACAGTTCG CCACATTTCACAGCTGAGTGTCGCTTTAAGGAGTGTGTCTTTGAGAATTACTACGTCCTGTACGCCTCTGCTCTCTACCGCCAGCGTCGTTCTGGCCGGGCCTGGTACCTCGGCCTGGACAAGGAGGGCCAGGTCATGAAGGGAAACCGAGTTAAGAAGACCAAGGCAGCTGCCCACTTTCTGCCCAAGCTCCTGGAGG TGGCCATGTACCGGGAGCCTTCTCTCCACAGTGTCCCCGAGGCCTCCCCTTCCAGTCCCCCTGCCCCTTGA
- the ZBTB4 gene encoding zinc finger and BTB domain-containing protein 4: MPPPAEVTDPSHAPAVLRQLNEQRLRGLFCDVTLIAGDTKFPAHRSVLAASSPFFREALLTSAPLPLPPATGGAAPNPATTTAASSSSSSSSSSSSSSSSASSSSSSSSSSPPPASPPASSPPRVLELPGVPAAAFSDVLNFIYSARLALPGGGGDGAAVAEIGALGRRLGISRLQGLGEGGDAWVPPTPAPMATSQPEEDSFGPGPRPAGEWEGDRAEAQAPDLQCSLPRRPLPCPQCGKSFIHPKRLQTHEAQCRRGASTRGSTGLGAGGAGPGGPAGVDASALPPPVGFRGGPEHVVKVVGGHVLYVCAACERSYVTLSSLKRHSNVHSWRRKYPCRYCEKVFALAEYRTKHEVWHTGERRYQCIFCWETFVTYYNLKTHQRAFHGISPGLLASEKTPNGGYKPKLNTLKLYRLLPMRAAKRPYKTYSQGAPEAPLSPSLNTPAPVAMPASPPPGPPPAPEPGPPPSVITFAHPAPSVIVHGGSSSGGGGSGTANTGGSQAASVITYTAPPRPPKKREYPPPPPEPAATPTNPATAVSPATAAGPATATPAPTEEAKGRNPRAGRTLTYTAKPVGGIGGGGGPPAGAGRGPSQLQAPPPLCQITVRIGEEAIVKRRISETDLRPGELSGEEMEESEEDEEEDDEEEEEEESKAGGEDQLWRPYYSYKPKRKAGAAGGASVGGSGLPRGRRPPRWRQKLERRSWEETPAAESPAGRARTERRHRCGDCAQTFTTLRKLRKHQEAHGGGSHSSRAGRRPSTRFTCPHCAKVCKTAAALSRHGQRHAAERPGGTPTPVIAYSKGSAGTRPGDVKEEAPQEMQVSSSSGEAGGGSTAAEEASETASLQDPVISGGEEPPVVASGGSYVYPPVQEFPLALIGGGREPGGGRGKSGSEGPVGAGEGDRIEGIGAAKVTFYPEPYPLVYGPQLLAAYPYNFSNLAALPVALNMVLPDEKGGGALPFLPGVFGYAVNPQAAPPAPPTPPPPTLPPPIPPKGEGERAGVERTQKGDVG, from the exons ATGCCCCCCCCTGCAGAGGTGACGGACCCGTCCCATGCCCCCGCTGTCCTGCGCCAGCTCAATGAACAGCGGCTCCGTGGCCTCTTCTGTGACGTCACCCTCATAGCCGGAGACACCAAGTTCCCTGCTCACCGCAGCGTCCTGGCTGCTTCAAGTCCCTTCTTCAGAGAGGCCCTGCTCACTTCAGCCCCACTGCCCCTCCCACCAGCTACTGGGGGCGCCGCACCCAACCCTGCCACCACCACagctgcctcttcctcctcctcctcttcctcgtcttcttcctcttcctcctcctctgcttcttcttcttcctcctcttcctcttcctctccccctccaGCCTCTCCCCCTGCTTCTTCCCCGCCCCGGGTCCTGGAGTTGCCAGGAGTCCCAGCAGCTGCGTTTTCTGATGTCCTCAACTTCATCTATAGCGCCCGGCTCGCACTGCCTGGTGGTGGAGGGGACGGGGCAGCTGTAGCAGAGATTGGAGCTTTGGGGCGCCGTCTGGGCATCTCCCGCCTtcagggcctgggggagggaggtgaTGCCTGGGTACCTCCTACCCCAGCCCCCATGGCCACCTCGCAGCCTGAAGAGGACAGCTTTGGGCCCGGGCCCAGGCCAGCTGGGGAGTGGGAGGGTGACAGGGCTGAGGCCCAGGCCCCTGACTTGCAGTGCTCCCTGCCCCGGcggcccctcccctgcccccaatgTGGAAAAAGCTTCATCCATCCCAAACGGCTGCAGACCCATGAGGCCCAGTGCCGACGGGGGGCCAGCACTCGGGGGTCTacagggctgggagctgggggcgCTGGCCCTGGTGGTCCTGCAGGGGTGGACGCCTCAGCCCTGCCTCCACCAGTGGGCTTCCGAGGGGGCCCCGAGCACGTGGTGAAGGTGGTGGGTGGCCACGTGCTGTATGTGTGCGCGGCCTGCGAGCGTTCCTACGTGACCCTGTCCAGTCTGAAGAGACACAGCAATGTACACTCGTGGCGGAGGAAGTACCCCTGCCGCTATTGTGAGAAAGTGTTCGCCCTGGCTGAGTACCGCACGAAGCATGAAGTGTGGCACACGGGGGAGCGCAG GTACCAGTGCATCTTCTGTTGGGAGACCTTTGTCACTTACTATAACCTGAAGACCCACCAGCGAGCCTTCCACGGCATTAGCCCGGGCCTCCTCGCCAGTGAGAAGACACCCAATGGAGGCTACAAGCCCAAGCTCAATACACTCAAGCTCTACCGCCTGCTCCCCATGCGGGCAGCCAAGCGGCCCTACAAGACCTACAGCCAGGGAGCCCCGGAGGCCCCTCTTTCTCCAAGCCTCAACACACCAGCCCCTGTGGCAATGCCAGCCAGCCCGCCGCCTGGGCCCCCACCTGCCCCAGAGCCTGGCCCTCCACCCTCTGTCATCACTTTTGCCCACCCAGCCCCCTCTGTCATTGTCCATGGGGGCAGTAGCAGTGGTGGAGGGGGGAGTGGGACGGCCAACACAGGAGGGTCCCAAGCTGCCTCGGTTATCACTTACACTGCTCCCCCGAGGCCACCCAAGAAACGAGAATACCCACCTCCTCCCCCTGAGCCTGCAGCCACACCCACCAACCCAGCCACAGCGGTCAGCCCAGCCACTGCTGCAGGGCCAGCCAccgccacccccgcccccacgGAGGAGGCCAAGGGCCGGAATCCACGGGCTGGAAGGACTCTGACTTACACAGCCAAGCCAGTGGGCGGgattggtggaggtgggggtccCCCCGCAGGGGCTGGCCGGGGTCCCTCTCagctgcaggctccacctccactGTGTCAGATCACTGTGCGAATAGGGGAGGAGGCCATCGTCAAGCGCCGCATCTCAGAGACTGACCTGCGTCCTGGGGAGCTGAGCGGAGAGGAGATGGAGGAGAGTGAGGAGGACGAAGAGGAGGacgatgaagaggaggaggaggaggaatcaAAGGCTGGTGGGGAGGACCAGCTCTGGAGGCCCTACTACTCCTACAAGCCTAAGCGCAAGGCTGGAGCTGCTGGAGGTGCCAGCGTGGGGGGCAGTGGGCTGCCCCGAGGCCGTCGGCCACCACGCTGGAGGCAGAAGCTGGAACGGAGGAGCTGGGAGGAAACCCCAGCGGCTGAGAGCCCAGCGGGACGTGCCCGCACAGAGCGGAGGCACCGCTGTGGGGACTGTGCCCAGACCTTCACCACCCTGAGAAAGCTGCGGAAGCACCAAGAGGCCCACGGTGGGGGCTCCCACAGCTCCCGGGCCGGACGGAGGCCCTCCACCCGCTTTACCTGCCCCCACTGCGCCAAGGTGTGCAAGACCGCAGCTGCCCTGAGCCGCCACGGGCAGAGGCATGCTGCTGAGCGGCCTGGGGGCACCCCAACCCCTGTCATTGCCTATTCCAAGGGCAGCGCTGGCACCAGGCCCGGGGATGTCAAGGAGGAAGCCCCCCAAGAGATGCAAGTCTCCTCATCCAGCGGTGAGGCAGGTGGCGGGAGCACTGCTGCTGAGGAAGCTTCCGAGACCGCCTCACTCCAGGACCCTGTCATCTCAGGGGGTGAGGAGCCCCCAGTGGTGGCAAGCGGGGGCAGCTATGTATACCCACCTGTGCAGGAATTTCCACTGGCCCTGATTGGGGGTGGCCGGGAACCTGGTGGTGGCAGGGGAAAATCTGGGAGTGAAGGGCCAGTGGGGGCTGGTGAGGGGGACCGGATTGAGGGGATAGGGGCTGCCAAAGTCACTTTCTACCCTGAGCCCTACCCGCTCGTCTACGGCCCCCAGCTCCTTGCCGCCTACCCTTACAACTTCAGTAACTTGGCCGCTCTCCCAGTTGCTCTCAACATGGTCCTACCTGATGAGAAGGGTGGGGGGGCCCTTCCCTTCCTACCAGGGGTCTTTGGCTACGCAGTAAATCCTCAAGCAGCACCCCCTGCCCCGCCAACACCACCTCCCCCAACTCTTCCTCCACCAATTCCCCCtaagggagaaggggaaagggcAGGGGTTGAGAGAACCCAGAAGGGCGATGTGGGGTGA
- the CHRNB1 gene encoding acetylcholine receptor subunit beta — protein MSTKVYLDLEWTDYRLSWDPAEHDGIDLLRITAESVWLPDVVLLNNNDGNFDVALDINVVVSSDGSVRWQPPGIYRSSCSIQVTYFPFDWQNCTMVFSSYSYDSSEVSLQTGLGSEGQEQQEIHINEGTFIENGQWEIIHKPSRLIQPPGGPRGGREGQRQEVIFYLIIRRKPLFYLVNVIAPCILITLLAIFVFYLPPDAGEKMGLSIFALLTLTVFLLLLADKVPETSLSVPIIIKYLMFTMVLVTFSVILSVVVLNLHHRSPHTHQMPLWVRQIFIHKLPLYLGLKRPKPERDLMPEPPHCSSPGSGWGRGTDEYFIRKPPSDFLFPKPNRFQPELSAPDLRRFIDGPNRAVALPPELREVVSSISYIARQLQEQEDHDALKEDWQFVAMVVDRLFLWTFIIFTSVGTLVIFLDATYHLPPPDPFP, from the exons ATGAGCACAAAGGTGTACTTAGACCTG GAGTGGACTGACTACAGGCTGAGCTGGGACCCTGCGGAGCACGACGGCATCGATTTGCTCCGCATCACGGCGGAATCCGTGTGGCTCCCTGACGTGGTGCTACTGAACAA CAATGATGGGAATTTTGACGTGGCTCTGGACATTAATGTCGTGGTGTCCTCCGACGGCTCCGTGCGTTGGCAACCCCCGGGCATCTATCGCAGCAGCTGCAGCATCCAG GTCACCTACTTCCCCTTCGACTGGCAGAACTGCACTATGGTGTTCAGTTCCTACAGCTACGACAGCTCGGAGGTCAGCCTGCAGACAGGCTTGGGTTCTGAGGGGCAAGAGCAGCAGGAAATCCACATTAATGAAGGGACTTTCATTG AGAATGGCCAATGGGAGATTATCCACAAGCCCTCTCGGCTAATCCAGCCCCCAGGCGGTcctaggggagggagggaaggacagcGCCAGGAAGTCATCTTCTACCTCATCATCCGCCGCAAGCCTCTCTTCTACCTGGTCAACGTCATTGCCCCATGCATCCTCATCACTCTTCTGGCCATCTTCGTCTTCTACCTGCCACCAGATGCAG GAGAGAAGATGGGGCTCTCAATCTTTGCCCTGCTGACCCTTACTGtgttcctgctgctgctggccgACAAAGTACCTGAGACCTCCCTATCAGTACCCATTATTATCAAGTACCTCATGTTTACCATGGTCCTCGTCACCTTCTCAGTCATCCTTAGTGTCGTGGTTCTCAACCTGCACCACCGCTCACCCCACACCCACCAAATGCCCCTTTGGGTCCGTCAG ATCTTCATTCACAAACTTCCGCTGTACCTGGGTCTAAAAAGGCCCAAACCCGAGAGAGACCTGATGCCGGAGCCCCCTCACTGTTCTTCTCCAGGAAGTGGCTGGGGTCGGGGAACAGATGAATATTTCATCCGGAAGCCGCCAAGTGATTTTCTCTTCCCCAAACCCAACAG ATTCCAGCCTGAACTGTCTGCCCCTGATCTGCGGCGATTTATCGATGGTCCAAACCGGGCTGTGGCCCTGCCTCCAGAGCTACGGGAGGTCGTCTCCTCTATCAGCTACATCGCTCGACAGCTGCAGGAACAGGAGGACCACGATGCG CTGAAGGAGGACTGGCAGTTTGTGGCCATGGTAGTGGACCGCCTCTTCCTGTGGACTTTCATCATCTTCACCAGCGTTGGGACCCTAGTCATCTTCCTGGACGCCACGTACCACTTGCCCCCTCCAGACCCCTTTCCTTGA